A genomic region of Rhipicephalus sanguineus isolate Rsan-2018 chromosome 1, BIME_Rsan_1.4, whole genome shotgun sequence contains the following coding sequences:
- the LOC125757036 gene encoding uncharacterized protein LOC125757036, protein MGAEAGVHGYGSTTWVYRVYDLVLLLQPVETLMRLCLSGRMTPDEQRRAIITLEHLGAYCGVPLPVQAIEAVPRSCAEAAPGADDEGGDDARNVIGEEYTATDEEIAENEAEDSQDGERECDGGNLEVSVEENPHGASPSEGACHDTAPKADEEIAEVFGEEGDEPSDDKVGSGFVLVDFRDGASMRELDGATKDLGGREAKDGKAEKTRKRRKRKKKRNHDEQRVGLGAKENMAIVEEAIVVDAVTQVRANISEPNPDNEREDRTEEETKKTEVGKPGADSKEEEETKGDAAPPAKKAKAEPARTRPQCETKSGGARRVCSLEAAAKEGEALLRELGHKDSSVPDSACRRTRSQTRCTTAAPAVRKIPAKPARGARKGAASKSSKKEKSEEEEEEEAASAEEASTTAVYEDRSASSIEKKGGRTRIALRENGAESNTAGVGVELSGSSRVEVTQDWQ, encoded by the exons atgggcgctgaagcggGCGTTCATGGATATGGGTCTACGACCTGGGTCTACAGGGTCTACGACCTGGTCCTCCTACTTCAGCCAGTGGAGaccctcatgcgcctctgcctttcTGGGAGAATGACCCCCGATGAGCAGCGGCGTGCTATCATCACCCTcgagcacctcggtgcttactgcggcgtcccgctgcccgtgcAGGCCATCGAGGCTGTGCCGCGCTCATGCGCCGAGGCGGCACCTGGGGCCGACGATGAAGGCGGGGACGAtgc AAGGAACGTGATCGGCGAGGAGTACACAGCGACGGACGAGGAGATCGCCGAGAACGAGGCCGAGGACTCCCAGGACGGCGAAAGAGAGTGCGACGGAGGAAACCTCGAGGTCAGCGTCGAAGAGAACCCGCATGGCGCGTCCCCTTCAGAGGGAGCGTGTCACGACACGGCACCGAAGGCGGACGAGGAGATCGCTGAGGTGTTTGGCGAGGAAGGAGACGAGCCATCTGACGACAAGGTGGGCTCTGGTTTTGTGCTGGTTGATTTCCGGGACGGCGCCAGCATGCGGGAACTGGACGGTGCGACAAAAGATCTTGGAGGGCGAGAAGCAAAAGATGGAAAGGCGGAGAAGACGAGAAAGAggcggaaaaggaagaaaaagagaaaccacGACGAACAGCGCGTTGGTTTGGGGGCCAAGGAGAACATGGCGATCGTGGAGGAGGCGATCGTTGTGGACGCAGTGACACAAGTTCGCGCAAACATATCTGAACCCAACCCAGACAACGAGAGGGAAGATCGCACTGAGGAAGAGACGAAGAAGACTGAGGTGGGGAAGCCTGGCGCAGACTCCAAGGAGGAGGAAGAGACCAAGGGGGATGCTGCTCCGCCCGCCAAGAAGGCCAAGGCTGAACCGGCCAGGACGCGTCCCCAGTGTGAGACCAAGTCAGGGGGTGCGCGTCGCGTGTGCAGCCTGGAGGCGGCCGCCAAGGAGGGCGAGGCCCTTCTCAGGGAACTCGGCCACAAGGACAGCAGCGTCCCAGACAGTGCCTGCAGGCGCACACGCTCGCAGACACGGTGCACCACGGCTGCTCCCGCAGTACGGAAGATTCCTGCCAAGCCAGCACGCGGTGCCAGGAAGGGTGCGGCCTCCAAGAGCAGTAAGAAGGAAAagagtgaagaggaggaggaagaagaggcagCCTCTGCTGAGGAGGCCTCGACGACAGCCGTCTACGAGGACAGGTCAGCAAGCAGCATAGAGAAGAAGGGCGGAAGGACAAG AATTGCGCTGCgcgagaacggcgccgagtccaacaccgctggcgtcggtgtggaacTCAGTGggagcagtagggtcgaagtgacgcaggattggcAGTGA